One part of the Glycine max cultivar Williams 82 chromosome 14, Glycine_max_v4.0, whole genome shotgun sequence genome encodes these proteins:
- the LOC100815982 gene encoding RING-H2 finger protein ATL11 has translation MGIHTDCPAPAPLSMNLDHARACVLLLIFLMPSATAQLQNSPPPPPLDPFTRLRFDKTMAAVLVILVVVFFAFGFVSIYTRQCAERRIRGRLDLAVAIAGGMERRQHRGLDAAVVETFPTFVYFEVKALKIGRATLECAVCLNEFRDDETLRLIPKCCHVFHSDCIDAWLANHSTCPVCRANLAPKPEDAPSSVEIQLSDPARPIGPNEPGHDPNYINPVEEREGEQNRIVTEPPRVLDDPNRARPVRSKSTGFGIARLFPRSHSTGHSLVRPGEDCERFTLRLPEEVRDRLVRSATLNRTKSCGMTWQLESSERRGYRTGSVGRYERFGGGGPVGPVGFMWTPPFWGRTGSVKSPKATRVKDEVDAGERSSDRLFSKD, from the coding sequence ATGGGCATCCACACGGATTGCCCTGCACCAGCACCATTGTCGATGAATTTGGATCATGCTCGTGCTTgtgttcttcttcttatttttcttatgccGTCTGCTACGGCACAGTTACAAAACTCGCCGCCACCGCCACCGTTGGATCCTTTCACGAGGTTAAGGTTCGACAAGACCATGGCTGCGGTTTTGGTAATCCTCGTAGTGGTTTTCTTCGCGTTTGGGTTTGTTTCTATCTACACGCGCCAATGCGCGGAGAGGAGGATCAGAGGGAGGCTCGACCTGGCGGTGGCGATCGCCGGCGGGATGGAGCGCCGGCAGCACCGCGGCCTCGACGCGGCGGTGGTAGAGACGTTCCCGACCTTCGTGTACTTCGAGGTTAAGGCACTGAAGATCGGAAGGGCCACGCTGGAATGCGCCGTGTGCCTCAACGAGTTCCGCGACGACGAAACGCTGCGTTTGATCCCCAAGTGCTGCCACGTGTTCCACTCCGATTGCATCGACGCGTGGCTGGCGAATCACTCCACTTGTCCCGTTTGCCGCGCCAACCTCGCGCCCAAGCCCGAGGACGCGCCATCTTCCGTTGAGATTCAGCTTTCAGATCCGGCCCGGCCCATTGGGCCCAATGAGCCCGGTCATGATCCGAATTACATCAACCCGGTGGAGGAGCGCGAAGGTGAACAAAACAGAATCGTTACGGAGCCTCCACGTGTTTTAGATGATCCCAACCGGGCCCGTCCGGTTCGGTCTAAATCGACCGGGTTTGGCATTGCAAGGCTGTTTCCGCGATCTCACTCGACGGGTCACTCGTTGGTTCGACCGGGTGAGGATTGTGAGCGGTTCACGCTGCGGTTGCCGGAAGAGGTGCGGGACCGGCTCGTGCGATCCGCGACGCTGAACCGGACGAAGAGTTGCGGGATGACATGGCAGCTGGAGAGCAGCGAGAGAAGGGGTTACCGGACGGGGAGTGTGGGGAGGTACGAGCGGTTCGGTGGGGGAGGGCCGGTTGGACCGGTGGGGTTCATGTGGACCCCACCGTTTTGGGGTAGGACCGGTTCGGTGAAGTCACCTAAGGCAACAAGGGTGAAGGATGAAGTTGACGCGGGAGAACGTTCCTCTGATCGTTTGTTTTCCAAGGATTGA